Proteins encoded by one window of Bactrocera oleae isolate idBacOlea1 chromosome 4, idBacOlea1, whole genome shotgun sequence:
- the LOC106626812 gene encoding putative N(4)-(beta-N-acetylglucosaminyl)-L-asparaginase GD10667, with the protein MLCNNILYHGILFSFLALTTAAFERVTPITKNRSLPLVINTWEFTEANTAAWFVLNQQPGGNALDALIEGCATCERLQCDGTVGYGGSPDENAETTLDAMVMDGSNMNIGAVAGLRQIKDAISVARHVLEHTKHTMLVGDAASNFAEKMGFRRETLATNKSMDIWKAWRQNRCQPNYWLNVYPDPTKNCGPYKPISFDVLDKKEAYRYEYQIGRWNHDTIGMIVIDRNSQIYAGTSTNGAKHKIPGRVGDSPIPGAGAYADNEIGAAVATGDGDIMMRFLPALVAVEGLRAGRTPTAAAESAMQRIKRYYPDFSGGLVVVDRFGNYGAACVGMLRFPYSIVSGDATQKTRVEYKYCKTVTTFS; encoded by the coding sequence ATGCTGTGCAATAACATTTTATACCATGGAATACTTTTTAGCTTTCTCGCACTTACAACAGCAGCTTTTGAAAGGGTAACCCCAATAACGAAAAATAGGTCTTTACCCCTTGTTATCAATACATGGGAGTTCACCGAGGCAAATACAGCAGCTTGGTTTGTACTGAATCAGCAACCAGGTGGTAATGCTTTAGACGCGCTTATCGAAGGCTGTGCCACTTGTGAACGCCTACAATGTGACGGCACTGTCGGTTATGGTGGCTCGCCGGATGAGAATGCTGAAACTACACTAGATGCTATGGTTATGGATGGCAGCAACATGAACATCGGAGCAGTTGCTGGTCTACGACAAATAAAGGATGCTATAAGTGTAGCACGACATGTATTAGAGCATACAAAGCACACTATGTTGGTAGGTGATGCAGCAAGTAACTTTGCTGAGAAAATGGGTTTTCGACGTGAAACACTTGCCACAAACAAATCAATGGATATATGGAAAGCATGGCGTCAAAATCGTTGTCAACCAAACTACTGGTTAAACGTATATCCAgatccaaccaaaaattgtGGGCCATACAAACCAATCTCTTTCGACGTTCTGGACAAAAAAGAAGCTTATCGCTATGAATACCAAATTGGACGCTGGAATCATGACACCATTGGCATGATTGTCATTGATAGAAATAGTCAAATATATGCTGGAACGTCTACTAATGGTGCCAAACACAAAATACCTGGACGTGTTGGGGACTCTCCCATACCTGGTGCAGGTGCTTATGCAGATAATGAAATCGGTGCAGCTGTAGCTACAGGTGATGGTGATATAATGATGCGGTTTTTGCCAGCGTTGGTGGCGGTAGAAGGATTACGTGCGGGTAGGACGCCCACAGCAGCAGCAGAAAGCGCGATGCAACGCATCAAACGTTACTATCCAGATTTCAGTGGAGGTTTGGTTGTAGTTGACCGTTTTGGAAACTATGGTGCTGCTTGCGTAGGGATGCTAAGATTCCCATACTCAATTGTGAGTGGTGATGCGACGCAAAAGACAAGAGTAGAATACAAGTATTGTAAAACAGTCACGACATTTTcctaa
- the Map60 gene encoding mucin-21, with product MPIQLDKILADIAEEKVLHPNYPPAGKKEIDDAWARVGKNNKLSVHEARSIFKVLQKKYEQEKTKRTPSWKLFDLMEQIHQPIQEEDPKQDDDGMVSMEEDEEYEMLEVQEEDESTAAQGKGTAATSDGESPSKSIKSSGSNETTPEKEEKPLIKPQAKLSAANQSKSSSPAAEEKKVLNSLAHSSRPSSNTTSNSTPTSNASAAATVAALHKKGITMKKTSSSATAGNTYSGTTRVGQSTSNSGQQKNSTIRVAGQVLGVGESIPLPESIKRKLVETQPGSQPAKKPNNNHSITTASSAQTSTTNVRSTSTGSSANPSASLQESSLAFNESTINIKQEPNDDANQPTGINLITITGNPRVELTNGGGGPSSSTAATVASTSTNGYSPRLEEIDFRNDIIFDSGNGAINGAVGGAVNHPNHTNATGGIINLGNFDNSLPPTFFKNLCNSSRHEALGLYVANVMNRLRPRSAQKLELGILRAIIDVQSDELEQ from the exons ATGCCCATTCAGCTTGATAAAATATTGGCAGATATAGCCGAGGAAAAAGTACTACATCCAAATTATCCGCCAGCAGGCAAAAAAGAAATAGACGATGCTTGGGCGCGCGTaggcaaaaataataaattgtccG TGCATGAGGCTCGATCGATATTTAAAGTACTCCAAAAGAAATACGAACAAGAGAAAACGAAACGCACTCCATCATGGAAACTATTTGATCTAATGGAGCAAATACATCAACCTATTCAAGAAGAAGATCCAAAGCAGGACGA tgatGGTATGGTGTCTATGGAGGAAGATGAAGAATATGAGATGTTAGAAGTACAGGAAGAAGATGAATCAACAGCTGCACAAGGAAAAGGGACAGCAGCTACATCAGATGGTGAAAGCCCATCGAAATCTATAAAATCGAGTGGGTCTAATGAAACAACCCCCGAAAAAGAGGAAAAGCCTTTGATTAAACCACAAGCAAAATTATCCGCTGCTAATCAGAGCAAATCCTCATCACCAGCAGCAGAGGAAAAGAAGGTGTTGAATTCCTTAGCTCACTCATCGCGTCCATCTTCTAATACAACATCTAATTCCACGCCTACATCCAACGCATCAGCCGCAGCTACTGTTGCTGCTTTGCATAAGAAGGGAATAACCATGAAGAAAACATCATCAAGCGCAACAGCTGGAAATACTTACAGTGGTACGACCCGGGTAGGTCAGTCAACAAGTAACAGCGGTCAGCAGAAAAATTCGACTATACGAGTAGCTGGTCAAGTTTTGGGTGTCGGCGAGTCTATACCATTGCCTGAATCAATTAAACGTAAATTAGTGGAAACACAGCCAGGATCTCAACCTGCtaaaaaaccaaacaacaacCACTCAATTACAACAGCTTCATCAGCCCAGACATCAACAACAAATGTTCGAAGTACATCGACTGGTAGCAGTGCTAACCCTAGCGCATCTCTACAAGAGAGCTCTCTTGCTTTTAATGAATCAACCATCAATATCAAACAAGAGCCTAATGATGACGCTAATCAACCAACGggtattaatttaattacaataacagGAAATCCTCGAGTTGAGTTAACGAACGGAGGTGGCGGTCCATCTTCTTCAACAGCCGCTACAGTAGCTTCCACATCAACGAATGGATATTCACCACGACTTGAAGAGATAGACTTTCGTAATGACATTATATTCGACTCTGGCAATGGTGCCATTAATGGCGCTGTAGGTGGAGCAGTTAATCATCCAAATCATACAAACGCGACAGGAGGCATCATTAATTTAGgaaattttgacaattcacTGCCGCCGACTTTCTTCAAAAATCTTTGTAATTCATCACGACATGAAGCATTAGGTCTTTACGTTGCAAACGTTATGAATCGTTTACGACCGCGATCAGCTCAAAAATTAGAGTTGGGCATACTACGCGCAATAATTGATGTCCAAAGCGATGAATTGGAGCAATAA